From the Spiroplasma chrysopicola DF-1 genome, one window contains:
- the infB gene encoding translation initiation factor IF-2, with amino-acid sequence MNNRNNQKNTSNQKNKKMQAKNQRNRIQSQLKVVEAHVNEGVFVYSEALTIADFAKKINKPVSEIIKYFFMKGIMLNQNTYLSEEQLGELCLELGLDFKKEKSVTHENLLETFDINDPAETLTKRPPIVTIMGHVDHGKTTLLDTIRNSDVVSGEHGGITQHIGAYQIKTKNNEFITFVDTPGHEAFTQMRARGSAVTDIVILVVAADDGVMPQTKEAIDHAKAAGVPIIVFINKMDKPGANPDNVMMQLAQEELTAEEWGGSVPYVKGSAKQRQGIDELLDTILLIADISELKANPNRFALGTVIESHLDKGLGPVATLLVQSGTLNMKDALVVGYCFGYVRDLTDESGKKIKSAGPSQPVMIHGLSEVPNAGDKFMVFQDEKLAREVASKRKTTDTINKRFKNQAFSLERLSEQIKDGQLKQINIILKADTQGTVEAVKSSLMKINISGVRINIIRATVGGISESDVTLGLASHAFIIGFNVRPTAHVRKKAEDEGVEIRLHTIIYKVTEEIEAAAKGMLDPEVVEEVTGQAEVRQTFRHSDIGTIAGCHVIDGVIPRKSKVHILRDGVIVYQGEIASLKHGKDDLKEAKNGMDCGILIKNYNDIKENDIIEAYTQKEVAQ; translated from the coding sequence ATGAATAATAGAAATAATCAAAAAAATACTAGTAATCAAAAAAATAAGAAAATGCAAGCAAAAAACCAACGAAACCGAATTCAATCACAATTAAAAGTGGTAGAGGCTCACGTTAACGAGGGGGTTTTTGTTTATTCAGAAGCACTAACAATTGCTGATTTTGCTAAAAAAATTAATAAACCGGTTAGTGAAATTATTAAGTATTTTTTTATGAAAGGTATTATGCTCAACCAAAATACTTATCTTTCAGAAGAACAACTAGGGGAATTATGTTTAGAATTAGGGTTAGATTTTAAAAAAGAAAAATCAGTAACCCATGAAAATTTATTAGAAACTTTTGATATTAATGATCCTGCTGAAACATTAACAAAACGCCCACCAATTGTAACAATTATGGGCCATGTTGACCATGGTAAAACAACGTTATTAGATACAATTCGTAATTCAGATGTTGTTAGTGGTGAACACGGGGGAATTACCCAACATATTGGTGCTTATCAAATTAAAACAAAAAATAATGAGTTTATTACTTTTGTTGATACACCAGGACATGAGGCCTTTACCCAAATGCGTGCCCGTGGAAGTGCTGTAACTGATATTGTTATTTTAGTTGTGGCAGCTGATGATGGGGTAATGCCCCAAACCAAAGAAGCAATCGACCATGCCAAAGCGGCAGGCGTACCAATTATTGTCTTTATTAACAAAATGGATAAACCAGGGGCAAATCCTGATAATGTCATGATGCAGTTAGCACAAGAAGAATTAACAGCTGAAGAATGAGGGGGTTCTGTCCCTTATGTTAAAGGAAGTGCCAAACAGCGCCAAGGAATTGATGAATTATTAGATACAATTTTATTAATTGCTGATATTAGTGAACTTAAAGCAAATCCTAATCGTTTTGCGTTAGGGACAGTAATTGAATCGCATTTAGATAAAGGATTAGGACCAGTTGCTACACTATTAGTGCAATCAGGAACATTAAATATGAAAGATGCCTTAGTTGTTGGATATTGTTTTGGTTATGTGCGTGATTTAACCGATGAATCTGGGAAAAAAATTAAAAGTGCGGGGCCTTCTCAACCAGTGATGATTCATGGTTTAAGTGAAGTTCCGAATGCCGGTGATAAGTTTATGGTTTTCCAAGATGAAAAACTAGCCCGTGAGGTAGCTTCAAAACGAAAAACAACCGATACAATTAATAAACGTTTTAAAAATCAAGCTTTTTCATTGGAACGATTATCAGAACAAATTAAAGATGGACAATTAAAACAAATTAATATTATTTTAAAAGCAGATACGCAAGGAACAGTTGAGGCTGTAAAATCAAGTTTAATGAAAATTAACATCTCGGGGGTACGAATCAATATTATTCGCGCAACAGTGGGAGGAATTTCAGAAAGTGATGTCACATTAGGATTAGCGAGTCATGCCTTTATTATTGGATTTAATGTTCGACCAACCGCTCATGTTCGGAAAAAAGCAGAAGATGAAGGAGTTGAAATTCGTTTACATACAATTATTTATAAAGTAACGGAAGAAATTGAAGCTGCTGCCAAGGGAATGCTTGATCCAGAAGTTGTTGAAGAAGTGACTGGGCAAGCTGAAGTTCGCCAAACATTCCGCCACTCAGACATTGGGACAATTGCTGGTTGTCACGTGATTGATGGGGTTATTCCCCGTAAATCAAAAGTTCATATTTTACGTGATGGTGTTATTGTTTATCAAGGGGAGATTGCCTCATTAAAACATGGTAAAGATGATTTAAAAGAAGCCAAAAACGGGATGGATTGTGGGATTTTAATTAAAAATTATAATGATATTAAAGAAAATGATATTATTGAAGCCTATACGCAAAAAGAAGTGGCACAATAA
- a CDS encoding L7Ae/L30e/S12e/Gadd45 family ribosomal protein, protein MDEKGYNYLGLAMKARKISTGSTLLEHIKKKKVFLVLSVKTMGQTQEKRFSQKCFFYQIPYFNLLNETTLYEKLGINNIKVFGITDINLAKQIIGLITM, encoded by the coding sequence ATGGACGAAAAGGGGTATAATTATCTTGGTCTTGCCATGAAAGCCAGAAAAATTAGTACCGGTAGTACTTTATTAGAACATATTAAGAAAAAGAAAGTTTTTTTAGTGTTATCAGTCAAAACAATGGGTCAAACGCAAGAAAAACGATTTTCCCAAAAGTGCTTTTTTTACCAAATCCCGTATTTTAATTTGTTAAATGAAACAACCTTATATGAAAAACTAGGGATAAATAATATCAAAGTTTTTGGCATCACTGATATTAATTTAGCGAAACAAATAATTGGATTGATCACAATGTAA
- the rnpM gene encoding RNase P modulator RnpM yields the protein MQKQKTTPLRKCVVSNQMLPKKELIRIVKTPTGEVKIDLTGKANGRGAYLRPTKEVYLLAKKNHALERALKVKLTDEFYQQLEQEVLEGWD from the coding sequence ATGCAAAAACAAAAAACTACACCATTACGCAAATGTGTTGTTTCAAATCAAATGCTACCAAAAAAAGAGTTAATTCGTATTGTTAAAACACCAACGGGAGAAGTTAAGATTGATTTAACAGGCAAAGCAAATGGACGAGGAGCCTATTTACGACCAACAAAAGAAGTTTATTTACTGGCCAAAAAGAATCATGCTTTAGAACGCGCTTTGAAAGTAAAGTTAACGGATGAATTTTATCAGCAATTAGAACAAGAAGTTCTTGAAGGATGAGATTAA
- the nusA gene encoding transcription termination factor NusA — translation MIDGAKLLTTIEEIVSEKQIPRELILESIKEGFKKAYEKHFDPEAIIEVEIDQQTGQIKVTKELTIVKKVEDDLLEIGLNEAKKRFGDNVTIGDKVYEDVDSAEFSRLAIIQVGQIIKQQIKEAEKDSIFEEYIIQKGHLMNGIVIAVEEKFVLVEVERTFAYIPAKNLIFSDHYEVGDRILFLAEDIVKSKNAGQITGTRTNNEFLFRLLEREIPEIFEKTIEVKAIARDPGRRSKIAVYSENKNIDPIGACVGTKGNRINKVTAELQNEKIDICIYDENEQQFIINSLSPVKVISITTTPENKEADIVVPDEQLSLAIGKGGSAAKLVAKLTKWKLNIISYSEALNRNLEILWNGNINLGELEELKIRLKDKVKEKDKNYQAKLQQEAEQFEPEPFEIIEEQLVEAEEIKALPEEGFHVEDLSNVEVPPTVDLTEEIQTIEDNLSYFEDSAKNEDEEDEINYDDYDEYYDEK, via the coding sequence ATGATAGATGGAGCAAAACTATTAACAACAATTGAAGAAATTGTTAGTGAAAAACAAATTCCCCGTGAATTAATTTTAGAATCAATTAAGGAAGGGTTTAAAAAAGCTTATGAAAAACATTTTGACCCAGAAGCAATAATTGAAGTAGAAATTGATCAACAAACTGGTCAAATTAAAGTAACAAAAGAATTAACAATTGTTAAAAAAGTTGAAGATGATTTATTAGAAATAGGCTTAAATGAAGCCAAAAAACGCTTTGGGGATAATGTGACAATTGGTGACAAAGTTTATGAAGATGTTGATTCAGCTGAATTTTCTCGTTTAGCAATTATACAAGTGGGTCAAATTATTAAACAGCAAATTAAAGAGGCAGAAAAAGACTCAATTTTTGAAGAGTATATTATTCAAAAAGGTCATTTAATGAATGGAATCGTTATTGCTGTGGAAGAAAAATTTGTTTTAGTAGAAGTGGAAAGAACTTTTGCTTATATTCCAGCCAAAAACTTAATTTTCTCAGATCATTACGAAGTTGGTGATCGCATTTTATTCTTAGCTGAAGATATTGTTAAGTCAAAAAATGCTGGTCAAATTACGGGGACAAGAACAAATAATGAGTTTTTATTCCGTCTATTAGAACGCGAAATCCCAGAAATCTTTGAAAAAACAATTGAAGTTAAAGCAATTGCCCGAGACCCTGGTCGCCGTAGTAAAATTGCTGTTTATAGTGAAAATAAAAACATTGACCCAATTGGAGCTTGTGTTGGAACAAAAGGAAACCGAATTAATAAAGTAACAGCTGAGTTGCAAAATGAAAAAATTGATATTTGTATTTATGATGAAAATGAACAACAATTTATTATTAATTCGCTTTCACCAGTTAAGGTAATTTCAATTACAACAACTCCAGAAAATAAAGAAGCTGATATTGTTGTTCCTGATGAGCAATTATCATTGGCAATTGGTAAAGGTGGTAGTGCTGCAAAATTAGTGGCAAAACTAACGAAATGAAAGTTAAATATTATCAGTTATTCAGAAGCATTAAATCGGAATTTAGAGATTTTATGAAATGGTAATATTAACTTAGGAGAATTAGAAGAACTAAAAATTCGCTTAAAAGATAAAGTCAAAGAAAAAGATAAAAATTATCAAGCGAAATTACAACAAGAAGCTGAACAATTTGAACCTGAACCATTTGAAATTATTGAAGAACAATTAGTGGAAGCAGAAGAAATTAAGGCCCTTCCTGAAGAAGGTTTTCATGTTGAAGATTTATCAAATGTTGAAGTACCACCAACAGTTGATTTAACTGAGGAAATTCAAACAATCGAAGATAATCTATCATATTTTGAGGATTCAGCAAAAAACGAAGATGAAGAAGATGAAATTAATTATGATGATTATGATGAATACTATGATGAAAAATAG
- a CDS encoding LSm family protein, with product MDELLKHQSVIKAAMEEYLQQNNLMLFSLNSLVEFDTNILQVLVEDQAAVIDLDRLVKISEDINQIIDHLDLIQTEYVVEVSTPGAERPLRNFEELAGRLNEEVLVEFITNVDKLPLITGQLVAVDLPTQTLTIKYFKKGQPKKLSFRYDNVKFARCAVKF from the coding sequence ATGGATGAATTGTTAAAACACCAATCAGTAATTAAGGCTGCAATGGAAGAATATTTACAACAAAATAATTTAATGTTATTTTCGCTTAATTCTTTAGTTGAATTTGACACAAATATTTTACAAGTATTAGTTGAAGACCAAGCAGCAGTAATTGATTTAGATCGGTTAGTAAAAATTAGTGAAGATATTAATCAAATTATTGATCATTTAGACTTAATTCAAACCGAATATGTTGTTGAAGTTTCAACACCTGGAGCAGAACGCCCATTACGAAATTTTGAAGAACTTGCTGGGCGTTTAAATGAAGAAGTTCTTGTTGAATTTATTACTAATGTTGATAAATTACCATTAATTACCGGCCAATTAGTGGCGGTGGATTTACCAACACAAACATTAACAATCAAATATTTTAAAAAAGGTCAACCAAAAAAACTATCTTTTCGGTATGATAATGTCAAATTTGCCCGTTGTGCAGTTAAATTTTAA
- a CDS encoding DUF1295 domain-containing protein — protein sequence MEINYIFILYTFIISLGLNLVFFAIAFLLKSDAFTDITYALTFVLTTSIILGWKQNFSLFQIVLYVLVLLWAIRLGTYLLIRIIKIKVDHRFDKMRNSFWKFLGFWILQAISVFIIVLPTTFVLFIDGSYFDSTNYYTFIFVGISLFGLLYETIGDAQKFIFFQNKKGEFIQTGLWKNSRHPNYFGEIVFWMFLTIAFLFNLILKNYSDNKMILLQLLWLLSPLYILLLLNFVSGLPLLEISAYKKLKDNAAYQTYVQKTSAIIPYCGKKGHILRVKKMINDKKINSNA from the coding sequence ATGGAAATTAATTATATTTTTATTCTCTATACATTTATTATTAGTTTAGGTTTAAACTTAGTCTTTTTTGCAATTGCTTTCTTATTAAAAAGTGATGCTTTTACAGATATTACTTATGCTTTAACCTTTGTTTTAACAACATCAATTATTTTGGGATGAAAACAAAATTTTTCATTATTCCAAATCGTTTTATATGTACTAGTTTTACTATGAGCAATTAGACTAGGGACTTACTTATTAATTCGAATTATTAAAATTAAAGTTGACCATCGTTTTGATAAAATGCGTAATTCATTTTGAAAATTCTTAGGTTTTTGAATTTTACAAGCTATTTCAGTTTTCATAATTGTTTTACCAACAACATTTGTATTGTTTATTGATGGAAGTTACTTTGATAGTACAAACTATTACACTTTTATTTTTGTGGGAATTTCGCTATTTGGTTTACTATACGAAACAATTGGGGATGCACAAAAATTCATCTTTTTCCAAAATAAAAAAGGCGAATTTATTCAAACTGGTCTTTGAAAAAATTCACGCCACCCAAACTATTTTGGTGAAATAGTTTTCTGAATGTTTTTAACAATTGCCTTTCTATTTAATCTAATTCTAAAAAACTATTCAGATAATAAAATGATTCTATTACAATTATTATGATTATTATCACCTTTATACATTTTATTATTACTAAACTTTGTCTCTGGTTTGCCATTATTAGAAATTAGTGCTTATAAAAAATTGAAAGATAATGCTGCTTATCAGACTTATGTTCAAAAAACTAGTGCTATTATTCCATATTGTGGTAAAAAAGGTCATATCTTACGAGTTAAAAAAATGATTAATGATAAAAAAATAAACAGTAATGCTTAG
- a CDS encoding DegV family protein yields MKIAIVTDSSYGKGKLYDNLYIAPLLINLDGTESIEDNPEFTKEKFLTLIKKNSLKTSQTPIGKIIELYDNLLKEYDQIVVCGLAKSLSGQHNGYLLAAEEPQFKDKVFIINSNGVSIILEHEIALIVDLIGQGKTGPEILAEINAINNAYQCYILPKSWDTFVKSGRISRIKAILVTTLKINIVLKVQDDKIVFDSKHRGFFASVKFIVNSLKEVCSTDMIDVAYGYLDDETVEKVKEIITTAGFKINLWSELPKTILVNTGPETLAFSIWKK; encoded by the coding sequence ATGAAGATTGCCATTGTTACAGATTCTTCATATGGAAAAGGGAAATTATACGATAATTTATATATTGCCCCTTTGTTAATTAATTTAGATGGTACAGAGAGTATTGAAGATAATCCTGAGTTTACTAAAGAAAAGTTTTTAACCTTGATCAAGAAAAACAGCTTAAAAACAAGTCAAACTCCAATTGGAAAAATTATTGAATTATATGATAATTTATTAAAAGAATACGATCAAATTGTTGTTTGTGGATTGGCAAAGTCATTGTCAGGGCAACATAATGGCTATCTTCTTGCTGCAGAAGAACCCCAATTTAAAGATAAAGTTTTTATTATTAATAGTAATGGGGTTAGCATTATTTTAGAACATGAAATTGCCCTGATTGTTGATTTAATTGGACAGGGAAAAACCGGCCCAGAAATTTTAGCAGAAATAAATGCAATTAATAATGCATATCAATGTTATATTTTACCAAAATCTTGAGATACCTTTGTTAAATCAGGGCGTATTAGTCGGATTAAGGCAATACTTGTTACAACATTAAAAATTAACATAGTTTTAAAAGTTCAAGATGATAAGATTGTTTTTGATAGTAAACACCGTGGTTTTTTTGCCTCAGTAAAGTTTATTGTTAATAGTTTAAAAGAGGTTTGTTCAACTGACATGATTGATGTGGCATATGGTTATTTAGATGATGAGACAGTTGAAAAAGTTAAAGAGATAATTACTACAGCTGGGTTTAAAATCAATTTATGAAGTGAATTACCCAAAACAATTTTAGTTAATACCGGCCCAGAGACATTAGCTTTTAGTATTTGAAAAAAATAA
- a CDS encoding YwaF family protein, protein MITFAHIIAVIISFIVMASLFMFTKFYANKYVNISIRVTSIIWLLITQLYFIINRIIDNPHDINSYIYLELCNMVGWSAIIILIFPTKIQMDTFFPLAIIGPALTILIPKDWNSLVFSNFWYYQFYFGHLVGMYAYFYIYLYGQTKFKFSKQLISRSVLTGTLILSLVEVYNLTFGNNANYIFKDIVGAIGQDQWPQGWQFLFVLCVAGPVFLTVSWTVIYFFKPIYEINWKVRNQIKLRDTLWEKAFAKINFYKIR, encoded by the coding sequence TTGATTACATTTGCCCATATTATTGCCGTAATTATTTCATTTATTGTCATGGCAAGTTTATTTATGTTTACAAAATTTTATGCTAACAAATATGTTAATATATCAATTAGAGTAACAAGTATTATTTGATTATTAATTACCCAATTGTATTTTATTATTAATCGGATAATAGATAATCCACATGACATTAATTCATATATTTATTTGGAATTATGTAATATGGTTGGATGATCAGCAATTATTATTTTGATTTTTCCAACCAAAATTCAAATGGATACATTTTTTCCATTAGCAATCATTGGACCAGCGTTAACTATTTTAATCCCAAAAGATTGAAATTCGTTAGTGTTTAGTAATTTTTGATATTATCAATTTTACTTTGGTCATTTAGTTGGAATGTATGCCTATTTTTATATTTATTTATATGGGCAAACAAAATTCAAGTTTTCAAAACAGTTAATTTCGAGATCAGTTTTAACAGGGACATTAATTTTATCTTTAGTTGAAGTCTATAATTTAACATTTGGAAATAATGCAAATTATATTTTCAAAGATATTGTTGGAGCGATTGGACAAGATCAATGACCACAAGGATGACAATTCCTCTTTGTTCTATGCGTTGCTGGCCCAGTCTTCTTAACAGTTAGTTGAACAGTGATTTATTTCTTTAAACCAATTTATGAAATAAATTGAAAAGTAAGAAATCAGATTAAATTACGTGATACATTATGAGAAAAAGCTTTTGCAAAAATCAACTTTTATAAAATTAGATAA
- a CDS encoding DNA alkylation repair protein, which yields MNDFNSEIKELKTIFEKNCDQETKVKQEKFLLNNFPFYGILTSKRKPLVKPYLSEWNKKYPNFTDKKALFTALYHQPQREFKYSAIEFLNLWWQKTLTFNDLDWLLALIRIDIWWETVDNVDDIFGQILFNHNDQTVARAYINKLISDQDDWVKRIAIQLQLNFKEKMDIDLIFTLVQPLLTTTNFYLIRSIGWTLRNAKRVASEKVESFIITNNISNKIIAVINEH from the coding sequence ATGAATGATTTTAATAGTGAAATTAAAGAATTAAAAACTATTTTTGAAAAGAACTGTGATCAAGAAACAAAAGTTAAACAAGAAAAGTTTTTGTTAAATAACTTTCCATTTTATGGGATATTAACCAGCAAACGTAAACCGTTAGTTAAACCATATTTATCAGAATGAAATAAAAAATATCCTAATTTTACTGATAAAAAGGCTTTATTTACAGCTCTTTATCACCAACCACAACGAGAATTTAAGTATAGTGCAATTGAATTTTTAAATTTATGATGACAAAAAACCCTTACTTTTAATGACTTAGATTGATTATTAGCTTTAATTAGAATTGATATTTGATGGGAAACAGTTGATAATGTTGACGATATTTTTGGTCAAATTCTGTTTAATCATAACGATCAAACAGTGGCTCGTGCTTATATTAATAAATTAATTAGCGATCAAGATGACTGAGTTAAACGGATTGCTATTCAATTACAATTAAATTTTAAGGAAAAAATGGATATTGATTTAATTTTTACTTTAGTTCAACCGTTATTAACAACAACCAACTTTTATTTAATTCGTTCAATTGGTTGAACGCTTCGTAATGCAAAACGGGTTGCCTCTGAAAAAGTTGAAAGTTTTATTATTACAAATAATATTAGTAACAAAATTATTGCTGTTATTAATGAACATTAA
- a CDS encoding ABC transporter permease yields MLAKTNKKNNFRANFSIFQELMLLINKSFFREKRGPIFIFVIPTIFLIIFYYVFNIYPNNTNGVAIRTLTLFIYMLLPTLSIIVSLSTTLVDWKKSVFLKRIDATGIKKGTFLFLLLVYYLSLGLIAVFFEMIIAIIIGGHNFIEALKTTNWGYLLLGIIAAILLSITMAFLIGGIFSNEGITNSVAIIIYILTILLSGVLVYPPLISDTLGVRVITYFIPHKYPIFLIFYAITGVSWEAQFNTGAGYSTDLYHYFTATWQPVVGIILFLLFFTFLAKFSFRWNVRR; encoded by the coding sequence ATGTTAGCAAAAACAAATAAAAAAAACAATTTTCGGGCTAATTTTTCAATTTTTCAAGAATTAATGCTATTAATTAATAAATCCTTTTTTCGGGAAAAACGGGGTCCAATTTTCATTTTTGTTATCCCAACGATTTTTTTAATTATTTTTTACTATGTTTTTAATATATATCCAAATAATACTAATGGTGTTGCTATTCGGACATTAACGCTTTTTATTTATATGCTTTTACCAACGTTAAGTATTATTGTTTCTCTATCAACAACCTTAGTTGACTGAAAAAAATCAGTTTTTTTAAAACGAATTGATGCGACAGGAATTAAAAAGGGAACTTTCCTTTTTCTGTTATTAGTTTATTATCTATCGCTAGGTTTGATTGCTGTCTTTTTTGAAATGATAATTGCGATTATTATTGGTGGTCATAATTTTATTGAAGCTTTAAAAACTACCAACTGAGGCTATCTTTTATTAGGAATAATTGCCGCGATTCTATTATCGATTACAATGGCTTTTTTGATCGGGGGAATTTTTAGTAACGAAGGAATTACAAATTCAGTTGCTATTATTATTTATATTTTAACAATTTTACTATCAGGAGTTTTAGTCTATCCCCCTTTAATTAGTGATACGCTAGGAGTACGGGTGATAACTTATTTTATTCCGCATAAATATCCAATCTTTTTAATTTTTTATGCAATTACTGGTGTTAGTTGGGAAGCCCAATTCAATACAGGGGCTGGATATTCAACTGACTTATATCATTATTTTACTGCGACATGGCAACCAGTCGTAGGAATTATTTTGTTTCTTTTGTTTTTTACTTTTTTAGCTAAATTTTCCTTCCGTTGAAATGTGCGCCGCTAA
- a CDS encoding ATP-binding cassette domain-containing protein produces MSTIIEIKNLFKSYQKNEVLKDINVEVFAGDRVAILGANGSGKTTFVEMISSFSKPTAGEIKINLSGNVKKDIGIQYQEGNWPIGIRIKDMIKFYRKVYENFSPVYEKMLEEVFELDKIKNINLQKLSGGQKQRFNAMLAVINDPEIVILDELTTGLDIELQYKILNFFNDYIINNNKTLLIVSHHPEEVEILCNRILLFGNKSILLDCSMIEAIKKFGSIRSLMNLYFKGEIK; encoded by the coding sequence ATGTCAACAATTATTGAAATCAAAAATCTTTTTAAAAGCTATCAAAAAAATGAGGTTTTAAAAGATATTAATGTCGAAGTGTTTGCAGGTGATCGCGTTGCGATTTTAGGGGCTAATGGTAGTGGAAAAACAACATTTGTTGAAATGATTTCAAGTTTTTCAAAGCCAACAGCTGGAGAAATTAAAATTAATTTGTCGGGTAATGTTAAAAAAGATATTGGGATTCAATATCAAGAAGGAAACTGACCAATTGGAATTCGAATTAAAGATATGATTAAGTTTTATCGCAAGGTTTATGAAAATTTTTCCCCAGTTTATGAAAAGATGCTTGAGGAAGTTTTTGAATTAGATAAAATCAAAAATATTAATTTGCAAAAACTATCTGGAGGGCAAAAGCAACGTTTTAATGCTATGTTAGCTGTTATCAATGATCCAGAAATTGTTATTTTAGATGAATTAACAACGGGTCTTGATATTGAATTACAGTATAAAATTTTAAACTTTTTTAATGATTATATTATTAATAATAATAAAACTTTGTTAATAGTTTCCCACCATCCAGAAGAAGTTGAAATCCTATGTAACCGAATTCTATTGTTTGGGAACAAATCAATTTTGTTAGACTGCTCAATGATAGAAGCAATAAAGAAATTTGGCTCAATTCGAAGTTTAATGAATTTATATTTTAAAGGAGAAATTAAATAA